Part of the Venturia canescens isolate UGA chromosome 2, ASM1945775v1, whole genome shotgun sequence genome is shown below.
CATATTCCTTTTCATTCATCATattattatcatgatattgctAATGAATCTCTGAAATAACCCTTCCAATGACCCTTTGATAACCAGCTGTCACTTTTACCTTCCATACATCATAAATACCCCAGCTGttgattgaacaatttttcgaaaaaatacgtgacTCGATATTTCGtataacatttttcttttagaGCATCATATCGtgacaaatcaattttttatatgttaTACGTCCGATTATACCCGTGGATTTTACAAAGGGAACTTGCACAGTGTGTGACTATCTGACTATGtatattttttggtatatcCAACGAATCGCAACTTGAGCTGTCAAAAAGTCACGTGATGTCTTTCAACTCAACACGAACTCATATATGGTATGCATTTGTGTATGTATATACAAATATGTACGTGCATAAAAACTTTACGAATCATATACATACACTTATGTATATACCTGATATATTGACGTGGGTGTTTGAATTTTCGGAAACAAATAGATGTTTACTTCCTGGGAGCGAATATCATTTCGTATGTGCTGATGTAATTTTGTCCAGACTTAGTGCAGGCTTGGATAATAACTTTTCCATTAAATTGTAGATATAATTAAAGGTAGAAGCAACGCTTTTGTCATTCTTCGATCGAAATTCGTTATTGTTCAACATTTTGACTTTGTCACTGTTTACCAGACAATGGAGTCTTTCTTGGGACTGTTCGATCCTGGAGAGgttaatgaaaaagaaacagaGAACTGGGATTGTTATTCTAACAAAGAGTCATCCGATCATGACAGCTCAGAGATGGATGCTGATGATGAGGATTGTCTCCCTCCTGAACCTGAACAGGGAAATATAGAGTACAAATTAAAGCTCGTTAATCCATCCAGTCAGAGATTCGAGCATTTAGTTACTCAAATGAAATGGAGACTAAGAGAAGGACATGGCGAAGCAATCTATCAAATTGGTATGTTGTATCATTCATTATCCAAAATACTTTTTTGACATATAATCATTGAAACAAAACATTCGTTCCAAGTTCTATTGATTTTCATTGGcagaaataaactttttttaacTACTTCCTCCTTATGTTTTTTCACAATGGTTgaacaacttgaaaatttaatttttctctcataatGAAGCCTGAACTATATAAGCGTTATAAACAATTGCGAGTTACCTAAAGTTTTGATTCAAACAGTGGATTGATAGAATCTTCATACAAGAATTATCACATATACTACAACATGAGAGCAACTGGCTGATTCTACTAATCATTGATTAGTGATTTTCTTTGTTGACACCCGCTGCGTGTTCTGCCAAAATAATGAAGCTAgagataaataataataaataagacTAAATCCAGGAAATGATAAAAACGATAGAACGAATGGATTTTCTAGGAGTTGAGGACAATGGACGAATGGCAGGTTTGTCTCGAGACGAAATGAAAGCTTCTCTAAAAACGCTACGAGATATGGCGACCAGACTAGGGGCTACGACTCGAGTACTTCGTGAACGTCTCGCTAGTACCAAGGGTAAGCAGATTAAGGATAAAATCATCAGCTCAAACGGTGAAAGACGCGTTGCTGAGGTCCTCGTAAGGAAATTGAGAAAAGATGATAGAGAGGATCAAGAGAGTGTCATTGATTTGAGGCTCGCTGTTATCGGTGGACAGGATGCTGGAAAATCAACTCTTTTAGGTAAGTTTCTTCTACTTCTCATTACACAGATCATAGTTTTTATCGAACTGAGATGAAATCACTAATGGATAGAAAAACTTTAAcgagtctttttttttatgataattgttttgaaaaaataacctTTCGAATGCATTGAAGAAGCAGTTTTTCAAATACTATTCCTGACAAAGTAGAATAAAGGATTTCGGAAAAActgaatcaaatttttcaaatcgtttaaaaaaacgacaaGTGCATTTCACACGATGATATGGAAATCATCCGATTATAtgataaagaattttttttaggatAGATTtgttaacaattttttgttcattcctTTATCGTATATCTGTGTTagtgatgtaaaaaatatataatttgccACTATCATACTCGAAATAATCCGCTTGCTTGCAGAAtatgaataaattgaaaatccttaagaaattgcaaatttttattaaacttttttttctgcattttctttttattagcTATCACTAGCTACAGAACTTTGTACAGCTTTTTTTGGGGTCCCTTCACTTATGAATAATTATAGGAATGCTGGGACACAAATTGAAAGATTTATTAACTGAATTTCAAACACAAAAAagttttgagaaattgaaaaaaaatgcaaaaactaATGAAAGTCACATTTCCACGCAGGAGTACTGACACAAGGAGAGCTGGACAACGGCAGAGGGAGAGCCAGACTGAACATGCTCCGTCACCTCCACGAAATTCGAACCGGTCGCACATCTTCAATTTCTCACGAGATAATAGGCTTTGACAACGATGGCCATGTACTGAATTACGCAGAAATGACAACTGCTGAAGAAATATGCGAGCACGCCTCTAAAGTAGTTACATTTATCGATCTTGCCGGACATCGAAAATATCTGAGAACGACGCTGCTTGGATTAACGGGTAAGATTTCGTTTCAGAATAACTTGCAGATAAAATGAAACCAGACGAAATAGCTGATGAAACTACGTTTTCGAATTTCGGTTATTTTCTATTGATTATATTGTTGGATATGATTTATAGCGGAAAACGATGGTGGATTATACCTGTTGCTGAAGTACTTGTTGGCTCGATTTTCAGGCTATTCCCCTCATCACGTGATGCTCGTTGTTGCACCACCGCTGAACGAAGCAGCCCAAGAGCACATGGCGCTTTGCTTGGCTCTGAGACTACCGTTTTTTGTGGTTGTTACAAAAATTGACCTTGGCCTTTGTGATACTGGACAAACAATGAGTCAGCTGGAAATAGCAGGTCGCGCTCAAGGATGTGGCAAAAAATTTGTTCTCTGTAGcaataacaataacaaatTGCCTCAtgattacgaatcgaatgtgatACCAGTGTTCACTGTAAGTTCATTGACCGGTGATGGATTGGAGCAACTCACGAGATTCATCAGAGACTTGTCTCCATCGCAGTCTTCCTCCTCGGATTATGAGCCCGGATCCTGTCTATTCCAAATCGACGAAACATTCAGGTAACGATATTTTATGTGCTCGAAATAAATAACGCATGTTCTTTAACCAACAATTTTAtcagatgaaattttttcaaaatttcgaagtCTAGAACAAAATCCATCAAAATTCCATTAAAACTCCATTAAAAACTTGAGAAACATTGATCATCGATAATTATAAatctaaaaatttatttacattttcaaaaaattgacagACGATcagacaatttttctttccataatAAAGTGTAATATGTCTACAAATTTTGTTAGAACATCGCTCTTTGtagatttttatcaaaatgaaaaaaaataaataatttttactcTTGACCGAGCTGTCGGACGGTCTGTACAAAAAGGTCAAAAGACCCTCGAGCCGTATGCAAtcgattatttgaaaataatcgagcaataaaataaaaatatcttatTTCCAGATTTCAATGTCAATCTTATGTTACAGGGTCGCAGGACTTGCAGATCCAGTGCTAGGTGGATTACTTGTCAAAGGAGCAATCGCCCCCGGTGCTCGTCTCCTCGTGGGGCCATTGCCTGATGGTGAATTCAGTCCGGTAAAAGTAGTAAGTCTACATCGCAACAAAGCTCCATGCTGCCTGGTACGAGCTTCACAAAGCGCCAGCTTGACTCTCGCACCTTCAACCACGCGAGATCCACCTCTGCCTCACCTTCGACCTGGTATGGTTCTGGTTTCACTGGGCGAGCATCCACAAGCTACTCTATTCTTCCAGGTAAATGTTCAATTCTCATACCAAAACTACGAATCATTAATATAGAAACAAGATACAAAAACAACGTCTTCGTAAAATTCTTATAACTGAATAATACATCGGAAACAGAGAACGATGAAATTGTGCTGATATCTTATAGCAATTGTCATAGCGAAAGCCTTCACTACGAAAACCAGTCCGAACTAAAAACTA
Proteins encoded:
- the LOC122405730 gene encoding GTP-binding protein 2 isoform X1; amino-acid sequence: MTMESFLGLFDPGEVNEKETENWDCYSNKESSDHDSSEMDADDEDCLPPEPEQGNIEYKLKLVNPSSQRFEHLVTQMKWRLREGHGEAIYQIGVEDNGRMAGLSRDEMKASLKTLRDMATRLGATTRVLRERLASTKGKQIKDKIISSNGERRVAEVLVRKLRKDDREDQESVIDLRLAVIGGQDAGKSTLLGVLTQGELDNGRGRARLNMLRHLHEIRTGRTSSISHEIIGFDNDGHVLNYAEMTTAEEICEHASKVVTFIDLAGHRKYLRTTLLGLTGYSPHHVMLVVAPPLNEAAQEHMALCLALRLPFFVVVTKIDLGLCDTGQTMSQLEIAGRAQGCGKKFVLCSNNNNKLPHDYESNVIPVFTVSSLTGDGLEQLTRFIRDLSPSQSSSSDYEPGSCLFQIDETFRVAGLADPVLGGLLVKGAIAPGARLLVGPLPDGEFSPVKVVSLHRNKAPCCLVRASQSASLTLAPSTTRDPPLPHLRPGMVLVSLGEHPQATLFFQATVVVVYHATSIYPGFQATVHVGNVRQTCVMEGIMDLKESGMQTNDTASVLFRFVSHPEYIHVGMSLLFREGRTKGIGKITQVFPLMGAQK
- the LOC122405730 gene encoding GTP-binding protein 2 isoform X2 — protein: MESFLGLFDPGEVNEKETENWDCYSNKESSDHDSSEMDADDEDCLPPEPEQGNIEYKLKLVNPSSQRFEHLVTQMKWRLREGHGEAIYQIGVEDNGRMAGLSRDEMKASLKTLRDMATRLGATTRVLRERLASTKGKQIKDKIISSNGERRVAEVLVRKLRKDDREDQESVIDLRLAVIGGQDAGKSTLLGVLTQGELDNGRGRARLNMLRHLHEIRTGRTSSISHEIIGFDNDGHVLNYAEMTTAEEICEHASKVVTFIDLAGHRKYLRTTLLGLTGYSPHHVMLVVAPPLNEAAQEHMALCLALRLPFFVVVTKIDLGLCDTGQTMSQLEIAGRAQGCGKKFVLCSNNNNKLPHDYESNVIPVFTVSSLTGDGLEQLTRFIRDLSPSQSSSSDYEPGSCLFQIDETFRVAGLADPVLGGLLVKGAIAPGARLLVGPLPDGEFSPVKVVSLHRNKAPCCLVRASQSASLTLAPSTTRDPPLPHLRPGMVLVSLGEHPQATLFFQATVVVVYHATSIYPGFQATVHVGNVRQTCVMEGIMDLKESGMQTNDTASVLFRFVSHPEYIHVGMSLLFREGRTKGIGKITQVFPLMGAQK